The Nitrosomonadales bacterium nucleotide sequence GCTTGTCGGGATGGTAGGCGGGCTTGGCGCGCAGCTTGGCGTCCACCGGGTTCACGCCGGCGGCGGCAAGCTTCACGCGGATGTGGTGCGGCGAAGGCAGCGCGGGTTTTTCGATCTCGCGCAGTTGCAGCACATCGGCGCTGCCTGCGGCGGTCATCAGTATAGCTTTCATCAATGATCCATTTCTGTAGGAGCCCGATTTATCGGGCGATTGTTTGCATCGCTATCGCGCAATGAATTGCGCTCCTACGGCGGTAATGTGTGGGTGTGGGCATATGTTAAACTTCGCGCACTCTTTTTGCGAGACACCACCATGTCCGGAAATACCTTTGGCACCCTGTTCACCGTCACCTCCTTCGGCGAATCTCACGGCAAGGCGATCGGCTGCATCGTGGATGGTTGCCCGCCGGGCATGGCACTGAGCGAAGCCGACATCCAGCCCGACCTCGACCGCCGCAAGCCCGGCACCTCGCGCCACGTCACGCAGCGCCGCGAATCGGATACGGTGGAGATCCTGTCCGGCGTGTTCGAAGGCAAGACCACCGGCACGCCCATCATGCTGCTGATCCGCAACGAAGACCAGCGCAGCAAAGACTACGGGAACATCGCCGAGACCTTCCGCCCTGGCCATGCCGACTACACCTACTGGCAGAAATACGGCATCCGCGACCATCGTGGCGGCGGCCGCGCCTCTGCGCGCGAGACTGCGGGACGTGTGGCGGCAGGTGCCATCGCGAAAAAATGGCTGGGCGAGAAATATGGCGTGGAAGTGCGCGGCTACCTGGAACAGCTCGGCGAGATCGTCGTGCCGTTCAAAAGCTGGGACGACGTGAGTGCCGAAGGCAACACCTTCTTCGTGGCCGACGCGAGCTATGTCGCGCAATTGGAAGACTACATGGATGCGCTGCGCAAATCCGGCGACTCCATCGGCGCCAAGCTCGCCGTCGTCGCGCACAACGTGCCGGTCGGCTGGGGCGAACCGGTGTTCGACCGTATCGACGCCGACATCGCGCATGCCTTGATGGGCATCAATGCAGTGAAGGGCGTGGAGATCGGCGCGGGCTTCGGTTGCGTCACGCAGAAAGGCAGCGAGCATGGTGACGAACTCACGCCGAATGGTTTCGCATCCAATCACGCGGGCGGCATCCTCGGCGGCATCACCACCGGGCAGGACATCGTCGCACGTTACGCCATCAAACCGACATCGAGCATCCGCATCGAGCGCGATTCGATCAACAAGGCGGGGGAGGCGGTGAAGGTCTCGACCGAGGGGCGGCATGATCCCTGTGTGGGCATCCGTGCCACGCCGATCGCGGAGGCGATGGTGGCGTTGGTGTTGATGGATCATGCGTTGAGGAATAGGGGGCAGTGTGGGGATGTGGTTTGTGAGACTCCTCAGATTCGTTAGGCAAGCAGAAGCAATATGAAGTTTGAATTGGAAGAAAGTCTTAGGGGCGCCTCCGACGAGGAGTTGTTGGAAGATATGCGTTGCAGTGCTAAAGCACTTGGCAAAGAGACGATTACTATTGCCGAATACGAGGAAAGAGGGAAAGCCCATCCAAGTACTATTCAACGAAGATTTGGGTCGTGGGTTAAGGCATTAAAACTGGCGGGCTTGCAACCAAGCCGGTCAAAAATTGGAATTACTGATGATGAACTCTTCGAGAACATCAAGGCGCTATGGATAAGTCTAGGGCGCCAACCCAGATACAACGAGGTAAGAGCGCCCAACTCTCGGTTCTCCGCTCGTACATATGAAAACCGTTTTGGTTCATGGTCAAAGGCGCTTGGCAGATTTGTAGCATGGGTCAACTCTGACTCACCAGAACAACCCCAGCAAGAAGAAGATCAAGGCGCAGTGGACTTAACCTTGAAAATTGCTTCTACAAAGCGTCGCGCTCGCCGTGAAATATCAGATCGACAAAGATTTAGAATTCTCGTAAGGGATGGTTTTCGGTGCAAATCTTGCGGTCGGAGCCCATTGTCTGAGGCGGGTGTTGAATTGCACGTTGATCATATTTTGCCTTGGTCAAAAGGCGGTGAGACGAACGACGATAACCTTGAAATCAAGTGCAAACGATGCAACCTTGGCAAGGGAAACGCGTTCAATGTTTGAACTCGCGTAGGATGGGGCGAGCGCAACGATACCCATCGAAAACCGCCGGGGGTTGCCCGGCAGCAAGTTACTTTTCTTGTCTTGCCAAGAAAAGTAACCAAAAGAAATCGCCCCCGGTTTGCCGCCCCTTCGGGGTTCCCTCGATCAGCCGCAAACGAGCGGGGCTGCGCAACTCGCACGATCCGCTACGCGGCCACGTGCTCAAACAGTGCTCGCCTAACCCCACCGCCCGTTCGCGCCTGATCGAGGCGGCGCACAGGGGAAAGAAAGTCAAAGGCGGTGAGGCGGTTTTGTGTGCGCTGCGCGCACGGTTGTTTTTGATTTGAGTGAGGCGGGCAATGCCCGCCTCACTGGTGTTGAGGTTTGGCTTTTAGGTTTTGATTTTCATCCCCTGTGCGTCCGCCGAGTAGCGGAGACCAGACAGGGGTAGTCCGACGAATATGTTTGAGCACGTGACTGCGTAGCAGGTCGTACGAGTTTATGAGGAGGCCTGTCTGGTTGAGCAACGCAGGGAACCCACGAAGTGGGCGGTGAACCGGGTGCGACTTCTTTGGCTTACCTTTCTTGGCAAGACAAGAAAGGTAACTAGCTGTCGGGCTACCCCCGACGGTGTTGATTTTGGTTTTGTCGTTCATGCTTCGACAGGCTCAGCACGAACGGCTCATAGACAAGGAGATCATCATGCAGCGCCAAACTGCCCTCATTACCGCCGCTGCGCTGCTGATCCTCATCCTGCTGGTCTCCGCCATCCGTCCCTACGACTACCCCACCTGGTTCATGGAGGTGCTGCCGGTGATGATCGCGTTGCCGGTGATGGCGGCGACGTACAAACGCTTCCCGCTGACGACGCTGCTATACACGCTGATCTTCGTGCACGCGCTGATCCTGATCGGCGGCGGGCACTACACCTATGCGCGGGTGCCGCTGGGGTTCTGGCTGCAGGATGTGCTGGGGACGGTGCGCAACCCGTACGACAAGATCGGCCATTTCGCGCAGGGTCTCGTGCCGTTCATGGTCGCGCGCGAGATCCTGTGGCGCGGCGGTTATGTGACCGGCAGGCGGATGACGGCGTTCTTGTCGGTGTGCGCGGTGATGTTCGTCAGTTCGTGCTACGAGCTGGTCGAGTGGTGGGCGGCGCTGTTCATGGGGCAGGGTGCGGACGAGTTCCTCGGCACGCAGGGCGACGAATGGGATACGCAGTCGGACATGTTCTTCGCGTTGCTTGGCGCGCTTGCGGCGATGCTGGCACTGTCGCGCCTGCATGACCGTCAAATGGATGAATTGAAGCGGGCGTCGTAGGCCGTTCGGGATGTATTCAGATGCGCCGGTACAGCCGGTAATGCTCGCTCTTGTCGCCCTTGCGGCTGCCTTCCCAGATCTTTTCCCAGCGCGTTTCGTCGAGCAGCGGCTTGGATAGCCGGTCGCCCTGGATCAGGCGCAGGTCGCACCGTTCCCTGCGGTCTTCGCGGGTGAGGATGTCGCCGAAGTAGTGCAGCATCGCGCGCTGGCCGTCGCCGAGGTAGTCATAACCGACGCAGCGGTATTGTTGCGGCATGGCCTGTTTCAGCGAGGCGACCATGCTGCGGTAGCTCTTGCCGCTGTCCAGCCACGGCAGCCACAGCGTCATCGCCAGCACCCAGACCAGCGTGATACCGGCCGCCCAGTTGGTGACGGCGCGGCGCATCGAGCGGCCGACGCGCCATACCAGCACCAGCCACAGCACGGTGGCGGTGACGGCGATCCAGAACGGCACGGCATCGAAGGACGGTTCGAAGCCGGGCTGGTAGTCCTTCAGCCACAGCGTGATCTTGGCGTGGTTGTTCAGCAGCAGGCCGGCCCAGCCCCACCACATCGCGATGGCGACCAGCGCGAAGGTCATCAGGCCGAACCAGTCCAGCGCGTTGGCCGCGCCGCGCTTGAGCGCGGACAGTGAGGCGGTGGCGAGCAGGGTGAGCGGCAGCAGCATCGGCAGCGCGAAAACTTCCTTGATATTGGGTACGAAGCTGAGCGTGACCAGCATCACGCCGAAGGCGACCAGCGGCAGTTGCAGGTCGTCGCGTTGCGCCAGGCGGCGGCGCGATTGCCACACGACCCACGCCGCCAGCGGCAGCGCCGGCCAGGCCAGCCACGGCAGGTTCTTCAGGTAGTAGAACGATTCCCTGCCCGGGCCGTGCGACGCGTAGCCCAGCCAGTTGCCGATGTTGTGCGTCCACGCCCAGTCGGCGAACAGTTGCGGCGAATGCAGGTACAGCAGCAGCGGCCAGACGGTGAGCCACGGCAGTGCGCCGAGCGCGGCGACGGCCAGGCTGGAGTAGTACCTGCGCCCGCGCCATCTGTCGGACAACAGCGGCAGGCAGGCCGCGATCAGCACGAACAGGACGGGCGCGATGAAGCCCTTGGACAGGAAGCCGATACCGATGCCGGTGCCGATCCAGATGCCGGCGCGCACGGCGCGTTCCTGGCTGTGTGCGAAGCCGTACAACATCATCGCGCAACCGGCGAGCAGGGCGAGGTCGGTGATCATCTGGTGCGCGCGCACCAGCATGCCGAGGCAGCCGATCAGGATGACGGCCGCGGCCCAGCCGCGATTCTCGCCGTACAGCTTGCGGCCGGCGAGTCCGGTGAACAGTAGCGCCAGCGCGACGTACAGGCCGCTGGCGAGGCGTGCGCCGTCGTGCAGCGGCAGCAACGGCGCGAACAGTTGGGCGGACAGGGCGGCGGTCCAGTAGTACAGCGGCGGCTTGTCCAGATAAGGTTCGCCGACCAACGTGGGCACCAGCCAGTCGCCGCTTTGCAGCATCGAATAGACGATGCCGAATCCCTGTGCCTCGTCCGGCTTCCACGGATCGTGGCCGACCAGTCCGGTGGCCGCCCAGACCAGGATCAGCAAGCCGAGCAGCACGGCCTTGGCGGGCGTGATCGGGTGGGGGTCGGTCGGCTTGATGAAATACATCAGAACATGCCGCGCGATTCGCTATGGTTCCGGTCGTGTGACATGCCGTTACTTCACGATCTTGAGTGGCTGGCCGACCCTGGGTTCGCCGTCCGGGTATTGCGCGTTGATCAGGCGCAGATAGGTTTCCGCCGATTTGCCCAGCGGTGAGCCTTTCGACAGTGCGGCATAGGTCTCGCCCGGGCGCACGGAGATGACATGGATGCCGAGTGGTTTGACCCATTTGCGTTCTTCGGTGCTGAGCGTATGGAAGCTGCGCACGGTGTCGAAGATGTCGTTGCGGTGTGCCGCGAGGCCGCCGCGCGACTTGGCTTGTGCCTGCAGGACGTAGGCATATTTGTCCTGGTAGATCACGCCGCCCATCACGTTCGGCAGTTCGAACGTCGCCGCGGACAGGCCGTTGAGGTCGAGTTGCCGTACATCCGCTCCGGAGCCGATCATGCGGCGTGCATATTCGGCCGGGGTGCCGCGCGGCTGCTGGTCCATCTTCATCTGTAGCGTCGCTTCGCCGCCGGGACTGACCGCGACCAGCGCGGTGGGCAGGTTATGCACCTGCCAGGTTGCCGGGAAGGCGACCACGATGCCGAGGTCACCGTGATAGAAAGTGTTGTTGCGTACCACGCCCTGATCGCTGTTGTCGCCGAACTGCATGCCATCGGTGGCGGCAAGGAAGGCTTCGCGACCTTCGGCATGGGCATGGGCCGAGGCGTTCTTGCCTGCTTCGCCCACCGCCTGTTGCAATCGCGTGTCGTTGTCCGGGTGCGAGGCGAACAGGCCGTGGTAGCGGCGCGGTTCGCGGCCTTCCTGCTTGGCCAGTTCGGCGTCCTTCAGTTCCTGGTTCTTCAGTACGCCGATGACTTTGATGATGGCTTGCGGGTCGTACTCGGTGCGTGCCAGGTATTCGGCGCCGAGCCGGTCGGCCTCCAGTTCGTGGTCGCGCCCGTACCCGGACAGCAGCGCGCCGCCGATGATGTTGCTCAGGTTTTGCCCGACCGCCGAGCCGATCTCGGGCACAAAGATGGAGGCGATGGTCAGGCCGATGTTGGCCGCCTGCGCCGCGCTCTGCTGGCGCACGCCGTGGCGTGCCGTGACGTGGCCGATCTCGTGCCCCAGCACGGCAGCCAGTTCCGCCTCGCTGTTGAGATAGGCGAGGATGCCGCGCGTGATGTAGACATAGCCGCCGGGCAGCGCGAACGCGTTGATGTCGGGCGTGTCCAGCACGGTGAAGTGGTATTGCAGGCCGGGGCGATGGCTCTGCTTGGCGATCTTCTGACCGACGCTGTTGACGTAGTCCTGCAGCGCTTTCGATCCGTAGACCTTGTATTGTTTCTTGATCAGCGCGTCGTTCTGGCGGCCGACCGCGACCTCCTGGTTTTCCGACATCATCACGAAGTCGTTGCCGCCGGTGACCGGGTTCTGGGCGCAGCCGGACAGCAGGGCGAGGGCAAGGGCAATAATCAGTAGACGCATGGCACACCTGTTCAACGGGGTTGGAGGGGAGGATTGTCGCCTAAAACAAAAAGGCAGCAAACGCTGCCTTTTGATTATATTGCTGCGGTAAGTTCCGCAAATGGCGGACGGGACGGTCGGCCATCAGGCAATCGGGAACAATTACCCGAAGGTTACGCCGCAGCCTTGGTGCCGTATTTCTGGCGGAACTTGTCGATACGACCGGCAGTGTCGACGATCTTCTGCGTGCCGGTATAGAACGGATGGCATTCCGAGCAGACTTCGACATGCATCGCGGGCTTACCGAGCGCGGATTTGGTCTTGAAACTGTTGCCGCAACTGCAGGTCACGGTCAGTTCCTGATAATTCGGGTGGATGTTCTCTTTCATTTTCTTTCCTTCAGTAATTTAGTGCGGCGGGTGTACGCACTCCCATGAGTAGAGCAACGGGGGGCGCGCATTATCCATAAATACACGTGGTTACGCAAATATTTTTGGGGCTCTAGCAGCAGCGCTTGATGCCGTTCCACTTGCGTTCCTGTTCGCGGGCGAACCACGCGTTGCGCGTCATGGCCGGGGTGTCCGGATGGGCGGCGGCGTGATGCGCCAGATAGCGCTCGTAACCGTCGTCGCCGCTGAGACGGCGTAAGGCCTGCCAACCCCGGTCATGCCAGCGGAGGATCGTGGCGAGCGGATCGCGCAGCAGGCTGCTCAGTCTCTGGCCCATGCGACCTCCAGTTGCGTCGGGTAATGCGGCTCCTCGGACAGTGGCGGGACCGGCTTGCCGCGCAGGTGGCGTGCGCAGACGCGCAGCGTGTCGGCGACGATCAGCCACAGCAGGGCCACGAAGAACAGGGCCAGCGCCGCATCCAGATGCAGGTTGAAGATCAGTTGCGGCGCGACGGCCGCTTTTTCCGGCGGCAGCAGGCCCACGGCGAGCTTGTCGGACAGGCTGTCGGCGGCGGCCAGGAAACCGATGCGCGGGTCGTCGCTGGTCAGCTTCTGCCAGGTCGCGGTGCTGGTGATGACCACCAGCCAGGTGAGCGGCAATGCGGTCACCCAGGCATATTTCAGCTTGCCGGATTTCACCAGGATGCCGCTGGCGACGCATAACGCGATCGCCGCGAGGATCTGGTTGGAGATGCCGAACAGCGGCCACAGGATGTTGACCCCGCCGTTCGGGTCGATCACGCCGATGTACAGGAAATAGCCCCAGGCTGCGACCACCACGGCGCTGGTGAACAGCACCGACGGATACCATGAGGTCCGCCCCATCGGTTTCCATACGTTGCCGAGCAGGTCCTGCAGCATGAAGCGGCCGACGCGGGTGCCGGCGTCGAGCGTGGTCAGGATGAACACCGCCTCGAACATGATCGCAAAGTGGTACCACAATGCCAGCATCCCCTGGCCGAACGCGCTGCTGAAGATG carries:
- the aroC gene encoding chorismate synthase, whose product is MSGNTFGTLFTVTSFGESHGKAIGCIVDGCPPGMALSEADIQPDLDRRKPGTSRHVTQRRESDTVEILSGVFEGKTTGTPIMLLIRNEDQRSKDYGNIAETFRPGHADYTYWQKYGIRDHRGGGRASARETAGRVAAGAIAKKWLGEKYGVEVRGYLEQLGEIVVPFKSWDDVSAEGNTFFVADASYVAQLEDYMDALRKSGDSIGAKLAVVAHNVPVGWGEPVFDRIDADIAHALMGINAVKGVEIGAGFGCVTQKGSEHGDELTPNGFASNHAGGILGGITTGQDIVARYAIKPTSSIRIERDSINKAGEAVKVSTEGRHDPCVGIRATPIAEAMVALVLMDHALRNRGQCGDVVCETPQIR
- a CDS encoding HNH endonuclease, giving the protein MKFELEESLRGASDEELLEDMRCSAKALGKETITIAEYEERGKAHPSTIQRRFGSWVKALKLAGLQPSRSKIGITDDELFENIKALWISLGRQPRYNEVRAPNSRFSARTYENRFGSWSKALGRFVAWVNSDSPEQPQQEEDQGAVDLTLKIASTKRRARREISDRQRFRILVRDGFRCKSCGRSPLSEAGVELHVDHILPWSKGGETNDDNLEIKCKRCNLGKGNAFNV
- a CDS encoding DUF2238 domain-containing protein translates to MQRQTALITAAALLILILLVSAIRPYDYPTWFMEVLPVMIALPVMAATYKRFPLTTLLYTLIFVHALILIGGGHYTYARVPLGFWLQDVLGTVRNPYDKIGHFAQGLVPFMVAREILWRGGYVTGRRMTAFLSVCAVMFVSSCYELVEWWAALFMGQGADEFLGTQGDEWDTQSDMFFALLGALAAMLALSRLHDRQMDELKRAS
- a CDS encoding glycosyltransferase family 39 protein, with translation MYFIKPTDPHPITPAKAVLLGLLILVWAATGLVGHDPWKPDEAQGFGIVYSMLQSGDWLVPTLVGEPYLDKPPLYYWTAALSAQLFAPLLPLHDGARLASGLYVALALLFTGLAGRKLYGENRGWAAAVILIGCLGMLVRAHQMITDLALLAGCAMMLYGFAHSQERAVRAGIWIGTGIGIGFLSKGFIAPVLFVLIAACLPLLSDRWRGRRYYSSLAVAALGALPWLTVWPLLLYLHSPQLFADWAWTHNIGNWLGYASHGPGRESFYYLKNLPWLAWPALPLAAWVVWQSRRRLAQRDDLQLPLVAFGVMLVTLSFVPNIKEVFALPMLLPLTLLATASLSALKRGAANALDWFGLMTFALVAIAMWWGWAGLLLNNHAKITLWLKDYQPGFEPSFDAVPFWIAVTATVLWLVLVWRVGRSMRRAVTNWAAGITLVWVLAMTLWLPWLDSGKSYRSMVASLKQAMPQQYRCVGYDYLGDGQRAMLHYFGDILTREDRRERCDLRLIQGDRLSKPLLDETRWEKIWEGSRKGDKSEHYRLYRRI
- a CDS encoding M48 family metalloprotease, with protein sequence MRLLIIALALALLSGCAQNPVTGGNDFVMMSENQEVAVGRQNDALIKKQYKVYGSKALQDYVNSVGQKIAKQSHRPGLQYHFTVLDTPDINAFALPGGYVYITRGILAYLNSEAELAAVLGHEIGHVTARHGVRQQSAAQAANIGLTIASIFVPEIGSAVGQNLSNIIGGALLSGYGRDHELEADRLGAEYLARTEYDPQAIIKVIGVLKNQELKDAELAKQEGREPRRYHGLFASHPDNDTRLQQAVGEAGKNASAHAHAEGREAFLAATDGMQFGDNSDQGVVRNNTFYHGDLGIVVAFPATWQVHNLPTALVAVSPGGEATLQMKMDQQPRGTPAEYARRMIGSGADVRQLDLNGLSAATFELPNVMGGVIYQDKYAYVLQAQAKSRGGLAAHRNDIFDTVRSFHTLSTEERKWVKPLGIHVISVRPGETYAALSKGSPLGKSAETYLRLINAQYPDGEPRVGQPLKIVK
- the rpmE gene encoding 50S ribosomal protein L31, with translation MKENIHPNYQELTVTCSCGNSFKTKSALGKPAMHVEVCSECHPFYTGTQKIVDTAGRIDKFRQKYGTKAAA
- a CDS encoding YbdD/YjiX family protein; translation: MGQRLSSLLRDPLATILRWHDRGWQALRRLSGDDGYERYLAHHAAAHPDTPAMTRNAWFAREQERKWNGIKRCC